The genomic DNA TTCTGCTGTGTTTTTACGTAATGAAGATCGGGATATTGCGGAAGCAGTGAAGAAAGTACTTGAAGCGAAAAACATCACATTTGTCGTCGATAGTAAGGTGCAATCTATTGCCAATCGGGATGGTGGTGTGGTTGTTGCCTATCAATCAGGGGATTCCCAACAGGCGGAAGTGTCTGGAGATGCATTGTTGTTGGCTACTGGGAGAAAGCCGAATACAGAAGGCCTTGGACTCGAAAACACATCCATCGAGGTGAATGACCGAAGGGCTATTGTGGTGGATGATTTATTGAAAACGACTGCTGCTAATATCTGGGCGTTAGGTGACGTCAATGGGGGACCTCAGTTCACGTATATTTCGTTGGATGATTTCCGGATTGTGAAGAATCAGCTGTATGGAGATGGCAGTTATACACGGAAAGCGCGTAGCCATGTGCCTTATTCTGTATTTATTGACCCTGTTTTATCACAGGTGGGGCTGAATGAAAAAATGGCGAAAGAACAAGGGATTGCCTACAAAGTGGTAACATTGCCGGCAGCCGCCATTCCACGTGCCCGTATTGCTCAACAAACGGAGGGACTGTTAAAAGCACTTATCGATCCTGACACCGATGCGATTTTGGGTTGTACGCTATTTTGTGCCGAGTCGAGTGAAATGATTAATGTTGTTCGTGTGGCCATGGAAGTGAAATTGCCGTATACCTTTTTACGGGATACGATTTTCACCCACCCTACGATGAGCGAAGCCCTGAATGATTTGTTTGCAAAAGCCGATGAATAGAAACAAGACCTCTCACATGTTCAATAAACGCGTGAAAGGTCTTTTCATTATTCTTTTGTAATTCTCACCGTATCAATTGGACGTACCATTTTTTCTATATTCAAGTGTGATAAACATACCTGAATGAGGTGTGATTTTCTTAAACCGGCACACGAAACGACACAGTCGTCCCCACTCCCGGTGCACTATTAATCTGTAAACCTTGTCCATAGTGTCGTTTTAAGCGAAGGTTGGTGTTCACTAAGCCAATGCCCGATTGCGCATGCTTCCCTTTTTCCAATCGTTCTTTGACAAACGCCTCTTCCATTCCGACGCCGTCATCTTCTACTACAATTTCGATATAGGCCCCTTTTTTAACAACGCGAACAAGTAACTTTCCACCCTCAATCCGTTTCATTAAACCGTGATGAATTGCATTTTCCACCAATGGTTGAATCGTTAGCGCGGGAAGCACCACATTCAAATCGTTATCAATCTCCCATATAACATGGAGTCGATCTTGAAAACGTTCTTTCTCGATAAGCAAATAATCTTTAACCAGCGCAATCTCTTCCTCAATAGGAGACAGCATATTGAGGTTGTCAAATTGGAACTTTCGTCGCAATAAATGACTAAATGCCTCTAACACTTTGTGCATTCTCCCCATGTCAATCTCGCTGAGTGCCATAATCGTATTCAGCGCGTTAAATAAAAAATGCGGTTGAATTTGGGCTTGAAGCCAAGCGGATTCCATACGTACTTTTTCATGCATGGACTGTTTAACACTTGTCAAGGCGCGAACTCTTGACTTGAATTCCAATGCATCTACAGGTTTTGTGACATAATCATTCGCCCCTGCTAAAAAGCCATTTTCAATATCAGTAGGCTGGCTTCTTGCCGTCAGTAACAAGATGGGGAGTTCTGTTAATGAAAAACGTTGACGTATTCTCTTTGTTAAATCATAGCCCGACATTTGCGGCATCATTACATCTGAAATGACCAAGTCCCACTCTTTGACATCCAATAAAGCAAGTGCTGCTTCACCACTTAAAACAGTTGCGATTGTATAGTCTTCTTCAGAAAACATCGTTTCAATCACTTGTAAATTCACCGGATCATCGTCAACAACGAGTACTCGAAGGCGCTCAAAAGTATGTTTCAATGGTACTTCGACTGTAAAGTCTGAGTGATTGTCATCTTGAAGTATGGAAGACTTCAATGGACTTGGGATGGCTATTTCTTCTGCCGATCCATCCGCTAAAGGTAAAGCGAAGCTAAACGTTGAGCCTTCTCCTAAAACCGAGTGAGCTTGCAAAATCCCTCCGTGTAATTCAACTAGTTTTCGGCTAATATTTAGCCCTAGCCCGAATCCTCCTCCATCTCCATTATGTACTTGTGTATAAGGATCAAAAATTGTACGAAGCGCTTCTTCTCCCATCCCATTGCCTGTATCTGTAATCTCAATTTGTGCTTTTTCTACTTGTATAGAAACCTGAATT from Sporosarcina sp. FSL K6-1522 includes the following:
- a CDS encoding FAD-dependent oxidoreductase, whose amino-acid sequence is MKQFDAIIIGFGKGGKTLAATLAKNGQRVAMIEKSADMYGGTCINIACIPTKSLVHQSNERRLSSDSKEDFYQHAIEQKDALTSLLRDKNFHMLDDLEGVTVFTGAATFLDDEHIQVKTDKGTFELSADKFFINTGSSPITPAFEGLADAEFVYNSTTLQQLDQLPKKLIIIGGGYIGLEFASIYANFGSEVTVIDSSAVFLRNEDRDIAEAVKKVLEAKNITFVVDSKVQSIANRDGGVVVAYQSGDSQQAEVSGDALLLATGRKPNTEGLGLENTSIEVNDRRAIVVDDLLKTTAANIWALGDVNGGPQFTYISLDDFRIVKNQLYGDGSYTRKARSHVPYSVFIDPVLSQVGLNEKMAKEQGIAYKVVTLPAAAIPRARIAQQTEGLLKALIDPDTDAILGCTLFCAESSEMINVVRVAMEVKLPYTFLRDTIFTHPTMSEALNDLFAKADE